GAATTCGCTCATTTCATCTATCATTACCTGGGGCACAAGGTGCGTATTTTCTGGTGCCTGCATTCCACCCATCATGCGCCGCAGGCCATGAACCTGTCGGTCACCTATGCGCACTTTTTTCTGGAAGCGCCGTATGCAGACGTGATCCGTACTTCCATCTGTATACTGGCCGGCGTAAATCCGCCGATGTTGTTTCTGATCATGTTCATCGATGGTACATGGGGCGCTTTTATCCATGTGGGGGAGAACATCCTGCCGGATGGCAGGATGGGTTTTCTGAACCGTATCATCCTGACGCCGTCCTATCACCGGGTGCATCACGCGAAGAACCCGGAGTACATGGACACCAATTTCTGCAACCTGCTCAACATATGGGATAAGGTGTTCGGTACTTTTCAACCGGAAAAAAGAGACGTGAAAATAGTATATGGCATTACCCGGGAGATGAATCCGGGCAATCTGCTGGACGTGTATTTCGGCGAGTTGTACTGCCTGTGGAAAGATATCCGCAGGGCGCCGGGAATTGTCAACAAGTTGCTGTACCTCGTGATGCCGCCGGGATGGAGCCATACCGGCGACCACAAAACTGCCAAAGTGGTAAAGAAGGCGTACCAGGAAGAAGTGACGGCAGCACTTTAAAGATATGGCCTCTTGCAGCACAATATAGCCCGGAGCAAAACCCCGGGCTATATTGTGCTGCAAGAGGCCATGCCCTTGTCAGAAAAAGAATTGCTCTGAAATGACTTTGCCATCCTTGACAACATACACACAAAGTTCTTCAAACGTACTGCGGTCCCTGCCTTTGAATTTGGTGTCCATGGTGAGCGTGAAAGCAATGGAATTACCGGCTATCAGGGGCTCGGATACTTTCACGCCGTAGGACGCTTCTATGAGGTCCGTAAACAGCTCTCCCTTGCGGATGATATTTTGCAGGCCTTTGGTTTCCTTTTCAAAACCGCCGGTGGCTTCCGGTTCAATGCTGATGGCATCTTCTGCATACAGTTCCTTGTGTGCGCCCATGTAGTCCTCTTTTTCGCAGTAGGTAGCGAGGCGCCTGGCAATTTCCTGGATTGTCATAGTGCTATGGTTTATAAGTGTTTGTTTTTAAACACAATAAAAACCGGGCCGCATTTTACCCCTGGCAGGCAGATATTGTTGGGCCCGTATTAGTTTTTGTCCTTCAAAAAAAGTACCTTCAGGGGGATGAAAATGCTTTCTAAGTCAAAAATGCCGCTAAACCGGCAAGATTTTTTCTGCACACTATCTGTTATACGAAGATACTCGCCATCCGTCCTACAACCGGATGAAGCGCATGTCGGGGTATGGACCTATTTGCCTTTTATCAAAAAAATCAGATTCTACATTGAACAAGACCAACACTATCATCAAAGGATCAGGTAGCTTTATTCCTGCGGTCGCAAAACTGAACCGGGATTTTATACCCAACCATTTTTATGATGCTCAGCATGCCTCTATTAATACGCCGGGCGAAGAAATTGTCGACAAGTTCCGGCAGATCACCGGTATCTGTGAGCGTCGTTATGTAACTGATGATCAGCATACCTCTGAAATAGCCGCATGGTCGGCCAAAAAAGCACTCGAAGATGCCGGCGTGGACCCGGAAACGATTGACCAGCTGATAGTAGCGCACAATTTCGGAGATGTGGAGCAGGGCTCTATACAGTCTGGCGCTGTGCCTTCACTGGCGGCCCGCGTAAAAAATATACTGGGCATCCGCAATCCCAACTGTGTGGCATATGATATCCTCTTCGGCTGCCCTGGCTGGCTGCAGGGAGTTATCCAGGCAGACGCGTTTATCCGCGCCGGTGTGGCGAAACGTTGCCTCGTCATCGGCGCAGAAGTGCTGAGCCGCGTGCTCGACAGCCATGACCGTGACAGCATGATCTTCAGCGACGGTGCCGGCGCCATGGTGCTGGAAGCTGCCGAAGGAACGGCAGATGGTCCGGGTATCCTTGCCGCCGCAGCACAGACTTATGCGATGCAGGAACTGAACTATATCAGCACCGGCGTTTCCAACTCCCCGGACGACAATACCGGTATCAAATACGTGAAGATGCAGGGACGCCGCGTGTACGAGTTTGCCCTCAAACACGTACCGGAGGCTATCAAATCCTGTATCGACGCTACAGGGATACCTATCTCACAGATAAAAAAGATATTCATTCACCAGGCCAACGAAAAACTGGACGAAGCCATCATCAAAGCGCTGTACAAACTGTACGACCTGACACCGGACCTGGCCAGCGTAATGCCAATGAACATTCATGAACTGGGCAATAGCTCCGTAGCTACTATTCCCACGCTGTTTGACATGGTGCGCAAAGGCGATCTGCCGGAACATACCCTGCATCCGGGCGATGTGATCGTATTTGCTTCTGTAGGCGCCGGTATGAATATCAATGCGGTTTGTTACCGGATGTAACAGCCTCATCTGATATGGTCAAAAAAGGGAAAACTGTATCTGTTTTAGGCGGAGGAATTGTTGCATTTTTGCTGTTCAATAATCCTCCACGATATGAATATCCGTTTCTTCCAGGTAGACGCTTTTACGAACAAACCTTTCTCCGGTAACCCGGCCGGCGTATGCCTGTCGGAAGCTCCATTGGCCGATGAAACGATGCTGGCCGTTGCGGCAGAAAACAACCTCTCCGAAACAGCTTTCCTGGTGAAGCAGGCAGACGGTTACAGCCTTCGCTGGTTTACGCCCAGAGTAGAGATAGCCCTCTGCGGGCATGCTACGCTGGCCAGCGCGCATGTGCTGTGGAGCAACGGACTGGAGCCCCGTGATACGCCCCTGCGCTTTCATACGGTGCGCAGTGGCCTGTTGACCGCCACCGCCAGAGAGGAGCTGATTGAACTCGATTTTCCCGCACGTACTTATGAACCGGTAGTGCTGCCAACTGCCTTGCGTCAGTTGTTCCAGGACAACTACAGCAACACCGTGTATAGCCATGACCGTTATATCGTGGAGCTGCCGTCAGCCGGCGCGGTGGCGGCATTTGAACCCGACTTCCAGTTGCTGGCGTCGTATCCGGTGGTGATCACCGCCCCGGGAGACAGCGACAGTCCCTATGATTTTGTTTCCCGCTATTTTGCCGCACCACTGGGCGTCAACGAAGACCCGGTGACTGGTTCCGCGCATTGTTGCCTGGCGCCGTACTGGGCGGACAAGTTGGGCAAGACCAGCTTTAGCGCTTATCAGGCTTCCGCCAGGGGAGGAGAACTGAAGGTGGAGCTTCATGGCGAGCGCGTTTTACTCCGTGGGGAAGCCGTGACCGTTATCTCCGGTACATTTCATGTAAACCAACAATAAAAGGAACCCATGTCTGTTTACGAACAATTCAAACAATTACATCACCAGGAAACACCACTGCTGCTGAGTAATGCCTGGGATGTGGCCAGCGCCCGCGTGATGCAGGAAAAAGGCGTTAAAGCCATCGCTACGTCCAGCTCGGCCATTGCGGACACGCTCGGATATGCCGACGGTCAAAACATCTCTTTCGGGGAACTGCTGCATATTATCCGCCGCATTGTGGCCTGCGTGGAAGTGCCTGTATCTGCTGATATTGAAGCGGGATACGCCAGTTCCACTGAAGACCTGCTGGCTAATATAGACCTGCTGGTAGCAGCCGGCGTGGCAGGCATCAACCTGGAAGATTCAGCACCTTCCGGCACGAGAACGCTGCTGCCCGCAGATGATCTGGTGAAAAAAATCTCCGCTATCAAAAGCCACCTCGCGGCAAAAGGACAAAACCTGTTCATCAATGCACGCACCGACACGTTCCTGTTAGACATTCCCGGAAAACTGGAAGAAACGTTTGTACGGGCGCGGTTATACGCACAAGCCGGCGCAGACGGGCTGTTTGTTCCCTTCATCAAAGACCCTGCGGATATTGAGGCAGTAGTATCTGCCACCACGCTGCCGGTGAACGTTCTGGCGATGAAAGGCCTGGCGGGAATAGCGGAACTGAACACGCTCGGTGTAAAACGTATCAGTATGGGCGGCAGTATGTACTGGGCCCAGAAAAGAGCGTTGGGGCAACGTTTGGAGCAGGTAATCGCAGATGGCGGTTTTGAATCCGTTTTTTAATTGACAGATTTTCTAATTGACGGATGTTGGAATGCTGATAGAGACTATAAATCCCAACATCCGTCAATCAAATAGCTACATATCAAAATATCCCAATATCAAAATGTAATAGTTTGTTGACCGCTGTGTAAGGGTTTCTCTTTTCCTTCCCACACAAAGACCCCGTCCAGTCCGGCCGGCAGGCTAACGCTGGCGGTAATGCCATGCGCCCCTTTTCGTATAATCGATACTGTTATATTGCCCAGCGGGTGTGGCATACTGCCTTTAATTTGTTGCAGTTCACCGGGCGCGGGCGCGATCTTCACACGCGCAAACCCTGGTTGGGCAGGCACGATGCCACAGATGGTGGCCAGAAAATCGTAGTTGGGGCTGGCGCTCCAGGCATGGCAGTCGGAGCGGGTAGGCTCCGGGTTCTCCGCGAAAGTGGTAAGGCCCATCGCCAGCATATCACGCCAGGGCTGTAGCTGACCGTAGTACTGATTGGCCATACCGGCTTTCTTCAACGCCTGGTTGAGATAAAAACGATAATAGAATGTAGCCTGACTAAGGGTGGTGTCTGTCATCAGCCTGCGAAGGACTGATTGTTCCTGGCCGGAAGGGATGGCGCCCGCCAGCACGGCCATAATGCCGGCATGCTGACTGAAAGCCTTTTTCTCCGGGGTATTGGCCATTGCATTGCGGGCCGGGTCAAAACACTGGCGGTACACGCTCCGGGTAAGCTGTTGCGCTACCTCTTTGTAATGCTGCGCCAGCGATGCTTTCCCAAAACCGGCAAACAAAGCGGCCGCCTGGTGCAACGTATACGCATATTGTAAAGTGATCACGGCAGAATGGCCATTGGTGGCGCCATCAGGCACACCACCGGGGAAGGAGGTGTTCCAGTCGGTGAAGCCCCACCACTGCATAGGCCCCAGCATCATCCGGCTGCTGTCGATATGCCGCTCGTACCAGTCCAGCACGCCCTGTGCGGCCATGAGGTACTGTTGCAGGAATGCATCGTCTTTGCGGTGCATCCAGTAATCGTGCAACATAGACACCCAGAAAAGCGAGAAAGGAGGGATCACCTGCATACGGTTGCTCGGATAACGGCCCTGGGTAAGTCCTTCGGGCACACGCGAACAGTAGAAGTCGTGGATAGCTTTGCGCATCAGCCGGTCGTCACCGGCCACGTAGAGGGAAATGAGCGATTGTATACGGGTATCGCCTTCATATTGCAGCTGTTCGTAGTAAGGGCAGTCGAAATACGTTTCGCCGGCGCAGAGCCGTGCGGTGCGCCAGCCGGTTTTCCATATGTCCGTCAGCGTAGTATCGTTGCAACTGAAAGCTGCTTTTTCTTCAAAGGGGTAGCCGGTGCGCATGCCATAAAGATCGTCTATACGCAGTGGCTCGTCACCGGTGGTGATGTCCAGCTGGAGATAACGATAGGTGCGGAACCATAACGGCCGGAAAGTGCGGTGGTTGCCGCCATCCGGTTCAAAGATGTCATAGTTGCCGATGATCTCCATGCCTTCCACCTGGTTACGGTTAGCTTTCTGGTGGTCGCGGAACAGTGCTTCTGCATACGTCATTTTGATGCTGGAAGCCTTGCCGCCGGAAACGGTCAGTTGCGGATAGGCGGAGGTGTTATAGGTCTGGTCCACCAGTATGCTTACCGTCTGGTGTGCCGGTATTTCCAGCGTGCCGGGTTTGTTGGGCCACCCGGCCACCGGGGTGATACCGCCGGAGCGCCGCACGGTGCCCATTCGCTCCGGCACTTCTTCCATCAGCGGAATGCTGCGGGGAACCAGCGTCCATAGGTTATCGGTACCATAACCGGCGGAAGCAGGGTGCGTGACGCCGGCAGCGGCGCTCCAGCCGCTGTCGTCAAAGCCGGGCTGCTCCCAGCCCCAGGGAAAGGCTGTTCCTTTTACATGATCGCCGGGCCCAACGACCATATAGCTGCGCATGCGCGCGCCATTGTCGAGTGAACAGGGCGTATAGGCGGTATCGTGATACACTTTCCAGCTTTTGTCTGTATTGACGATCTTCTCCGCATCGGTATCTCCCTGCAGCAGCCATCCGGTTTGGTTAGATACCTGTGCTACCGGCGCATGTTCTCCCATATTCCAGACCAAAGCCGCCAGGGTATTGTTACCCGCCTGCAGGTAAGGGGCGATGTCAACGCTCTCGTAGTTCCAGTTATAGAGGTCGCCGCGGGCAGGACCGCTGCATACGGCCTGACCGTTCACAAAGAAGCGGTAGCGGTTATCAGCGCTCAGGTGGACGATAAATTTTGAAGGTTTGGCGGCCAGTGTGACGGTCTTCCGGAAATGATAGATGCCATAGGCCCGCTGGGCGATGCCCGGACAGCTGATCCAGGTGGCCGTCCAGTGGTTTTGCAGCAGTGCCGGATTGGGAGGCAGCTGGCTGTGCGCCATAAATGGACTGACGCAGCAAAGCAGGGCCAGTAGCGGATATACGTGGAACTTCATATGGTAGCTTTTATTGGTAAGCAGTACCGGTAAGATAGTACCTAATGTTTATACACAAAAGAAAATATGACCGGCGGACAGGACAGTACAGGACGCGCGGCGGGGTGGTTGTAAATAATTCTGTACTTTTGCGCCGCTTTGACCAATTTTAACAGCATGCGTTTTTATACGAATAACCGTACACTCCTGGTATTTCTGCTGACGGGCCTGTGTGGCCGCGCAGCGGCACAGCAGCGTCCTGATACGGCCATGGCCACCCATAGCCTCGAAGAGGTGATTGTACAGGAAAACAGGCTGGCAGCGCCTTTGAAGGCGGCCAACCGCAATATTACCATCATCAGCCGCAAACAGATAGATGCTTTGGCTGTTACCTCCATCAACGAGGTATTGGCCTTTGTTCCCGGCCTGGACGTGCGCCAGCGCGGCCCGGGAGGTGTTCAGGCGGATATCGGCATAGATGGCGGCACTTTTGACCAGACGCTTGTGCTGCTGAACGGCATTAAAATCACCGATCCGCAGACAGGACACAATATCATGAACCTGCCCGTTTCCCTGGAAGATGTGGACCATATCGAGGTGCTCCGCGGCGCGGCAGCCAGGGTTTACGGTATCAACGCCCTCAACGGCGCTATCAATATCATCACCCGGCAGCCGAAGGAAACAGGGGCCGTTGTCCGCGCCAATGTGGGCAGCAGCTTCAAAAAAGACGAAAAAAACAAGTTGTACAGTGGTTATGGCGTGGGCGCTACCGGCACCCTGATGACCGGCAACACCGGACAGTCGCTGTCCCTCAACGCCAACAGCGGCAATGGTTACCGCTACAATACGGCTTACGATAACTACCGGGCCTTTTACCAGGGCGTTTTTCAGCCGGCAGCCAACCACGACGTCCGCGCACTGGCAGGCTTCGTGAAAAACAGCTATGGCGCCAACGGCTTCTACGCCGCCCCCGGCGACAAAGAATCAGAAGAATCGGTGAAAACTTTCCTGGCCGCTGTGAGCGATAAAATACAGATCAACAAAAGCTGGGAGATGACACCCCGGGTAAGCTACCGTTACACGGAAGACAATTATCTCTATGTAAAACAAAACAAGGCAGGCGCCAATCTGCACGACAATAACATTGTGGACGCAGAGCTCAATAACCGTTTTGAAACCGCCATCGGTTCATTCGGCGCGGGCGCGGAAGCACGTTATGAAGCTATCAACAGCAACAACCTGGGCAAGCATGAACGTACCAACATCGGTATCTATGGTGAGTATAAAAGTAAAGCCGACAAGCGGTTCAGCTTCTCGGTAGGTGGTTACCTGAACTACAACTCCGCCTATGGATGGCAGTTCTTCCCCGGAGCAGACGCGGGTTTCAACATCACCTCTGATCTGAAACTGTATGCCAATATCGGTACGGCGCAACGCCTGCCAACCTATACTGATTTGTATTACAAGAGCCCGGCCATCCTGGGAAATGCCAACCTGGGCGTGGAGAAGGCCACTTATATGGAAGCCGGCCTCCGGAAATACAGCGGTAAATTCTCCTATTCCGGCAGTGTCTTCTACCGTCAGATATCCGATTTTATTGATTACGTGAAAGACAGCCTGCCGCAGCCCTGGCAGCCGCAGAACTTCCAGCGGGCGGACACCAAAGGGTTCTCGCTGCAAACGGGCTATGCTACCACTTTTGCCTCCGGCGTGTTCAATAGTTTTGCCGCCAATGCAGGTTATAACTACCTGTCGCCTTCTTTTAAGGGAGATGACAACAGCAAAAAAATATCCCGCTACGTGATCGAAAGCCTGCGGCATCAGCTCACCGCCGGTGTAAGGGCTTCCTTACTGCAACACTGGATGGTGTCTGCAACTGCCCGTTACAATATGCGTATTAACTATAAGGACTATACCGTAGTGGATGCGCGTATCGCGTATCAGCAGCGGCGTTTCCAGGTATACGCAGATGCGAACAACCTGCTGGACGTGACTTATGTGGAAGCCGGCGCCGTGCCGATGCCCGGCAGATGGGTGACCCTGGGCAGTACCGTGAAATTCTAACAGCAAGGTTTAACAATAACAAGGTGAACTTTTTTCTTGTCACGAATGTATTTTAAGTCACACTTAAAGCCTTCCGTACATGAAAAAGTTCACCTTCTTTTTAAGTATCGGGGCATCAGCCCTGCTGTTATGGATTTCCTGTGCCAGCCCCAATTCCGGTGGCGGCGACTGGAAAGCCAAAGCTGATTCTCTCCAGGCAAAGCTGGACCAGTATGAGAAAGACCAGCAACAGCTGAACACTTACCTGACCCGTTTTGATTCGCTGGACTTTAACTTCTACAGCCACCAGCTGTGGGACAGTCTGCAGATCAGCCACGCCAATAACATTGTAGTCACCTATCCCGACGGGCACCAGACAACGGGCATCCCCACCCACATTGATGAACTGAAACCCATGTTTGTATTTGCCCCTGACACAAAGATCACCGCTCACCCTGTTAAATTCGGCTCCGGAAAATATACCTGCGTGATAGGCGAAATGCAGGGCACTTTTTCTCAGCCGATGCCTATAGGCGGCGGCAAGACCATGCCACCTACCGGCAAAAAATTCAAACTTCAGATGTGTACCGTAGGAGAGTGGAAAGACGGTAAGATGGTGGCGGAAACGCTTTTCTGGGACAATGCGGCATTGATGAAACAGATTTCACAATAGCAGCTGTTACAAATGTGTGATAAGGCGCGCGCCTGGTATGTCTTTTTCATTGACCCCACTGTAAAACAGCACCGTATAAGCCTTTCCCGCTTCCAGTTGCAGACCGGAGAGCGTCGGGATATTTAATGCCTGACCGTTTACGCTGACAGTCAGCGAAACCGTACCTGCGTCTACGTTAGTGAACGGTCCCAGCTCATAAGCAGCGCCCGACAGGTTAGCCCCGCCGGCGCTGCCATAACCCACCTTTTCAAACCAGACTTTTTCATTGCTCTGCTGTTGCAGCTTCACCTGTACATCGCCGGTACCGGCAGCGAAGTGCAGGAAGCGTAGTTTTGCTTTGCCGGCAGGCGCCTGGCTTAGGTCATCATAAAATAATACCAGCGTGTCCTTGCTACGGTCGTTCTTTTTGGCTGCGGCCACAACGGTGTGATAGTAACCGGCAATAGGGCCGTTAGGGCCGCCTGTTTCCGTATAGGCGGCACTGTTGCCAAACTGGCGCGAAGCCTTGTAGCTGGAGCCGTTGCCTTCGGTGAAGTTGATCTGCACATTGCCGTAGGTAACAGGCACATAGGGAGAAGCCTGGTTTATGCCCACGGCCGTCGTGGTGACCTGTTGGGTGAACGTCCAGAACTGGATGCCGGTGGCCACCGGGCGGGCATTGACGAAGCTGATGTAAGCATTGAGCGGTGGCCGTTCTGCGGCATTCACATCGAGGTAATCGCTTTTGGTGCATGCGCTCAATGTTAACAGTATAAGCGGAAAATATCTTTTCATATGACGTTGTTTTAGGGCGATGATCAGAATTTGCCAAAGAGCCTTACAAATGGCTGTATGCCTGCGCTGCCGTTTTGTATGCCCACTACCGTGGGGTTGCGCAGGCCTGAAATAGCGGGATCGGTATAATCTCCCAGTACGTTGAAGACATTATTGACGCCTACCGTCACCTGGATGGCCGGGCTGATATGATAGCCTGCGGACAGGTCTGTGACCCAGATGGGTTTCAGTTCCTGGAAGTAATAGTCCGGTTTGGGGAAGGTGGCATTTTGTGCCGTAGCGGTGGTCACAGACCCGAAGTATACCGTGCGTACCAGCAGCGACCAGCGGGGTGTGTTCCAGGTACCCTGCAGCGTTATTTTCTGACCTGGAATATTGGTCGTTACCCTTGCCCGTTCAGCTTCGCTGAAGATCACGTATTGATATTCTTCCAGTCCTTTGGGCGTATTGATATGCGTTACTTCATTGTGTACGAAGTTGCCTCCGGCGAGCAGCTGGACCTGGCTGTGGTCCAGCGGAATGCGGTAGCTGGCGGTTATCTCCACGCCTTTGGTGCGGGTGCTGAAGGCATTGTAAAAGAATTTGGCCTGTGTGGTGCCCGTTTGCAGCAGCAGCGTGCGTACGTCTGCCGGCAGGTGGGTATCGCTGGCAGAGAAGTTACCGGTATTGCCTACACGGTTTCTGATGTCCACGTAATATGCGTCGGCGGTGATTTCTGCATTGGGCGCGGGCTGCGACGTAATACCGGCGGTATATCCGGTGGAGCGTTCGGGCGTAAGCGAAGGGATGCCGAGAGCGCGGGTGGCCGCGCTTTTGTTGGAGGCTGTCACCAGATCTATGGCGCGGCCCTGTTGAAAGGTGGTAGAGGTTTCAGTGTAATAAAACTGCGCCAGGTCGGGCGCGCGGAAACCGGTATTGGCAGAGGCGCGCAGACTTAGCCATGGCGCAAAACTGTAACGCGAAGCTATTTTACCGGTGGTCACATTACCAAAATCAGAGAAGTTCTCTGCCCGTACGGCGGCAGACACCAGCCACTGAGAGGTGATTTTGGCTTCTATATCGGCATAGGCGGCAACTATGGAGCGGCTTACATTCACTTCATTGACCGGCCGGAAGCCGGCATGTATCTGCGATCCGGGGGAGAGGCCGTTAAGCGCCAGCCAGCCTGCATCGGAGAGATAGGGCACGCCGGCGGCGCTGGTATCTACACGGTAAACGGCGCGCAGGTCGCCTTTGACATAGGACGCTTCTTCACCGGCAATGATCTGGTAGGTTTCGGTGCGGTATTGCGCCCCAAAAGCGACGTTAAGGCCGTGCAGCGCCTGTTTGAAGTAACGGCTGATATCCAGGCTGGCGGTGTTCTGTGCGCCGTTGTATTTGCCGGCATCGAAGGTAGTGGGGCTTTTGGCGCCCAGGCTTGCATTCAATGAGTTGCTGATCACATTGCTGAAATCATTTCTGCCGTACACATCGGACAGGTCGATTTTCCATTGGTTGATCGTTGTTTTTATGCCGATGGCGATGGATTTGTCGGTGATACCATTGTCCATAGCGGGAAGAAAACCGTCGGGGTACAAAGTGGTATTGTTGCGCTCTGTCCAGCCCGGGAGGCGGTACACGGCGGTGAACTGTGAGTTTCGGCGGCTGATGCCACCGAAAGCGTACAACTCTGTCTGTTCCCTAACGGGAATGGCTGTATTAAAAAACAGCAGCGCTTCTTTGGCTTTGTTGG
This sequence is a window from Chitinophaga varians. Protein-coding genes within it:
- a CDS encoding TonB-dependent receptor plug domain-containing protein, which produces MRFYTNNRTLLVFLLTGLCGRAAAQQRPDTAMATHSLEEVIVQENRLAAPLKAANRNITIISRKQIDALAVTSINEVLAFVPGLDVRQRGPGGVQADIGIDGGTFDQTLVLLNGIKITDPQTGHNIMNLPVSLEDVDHIEVLRGAAARVYGINALNGAINIITRQPKETGAVVRANVGSSFKKDEKNKLYSGYGVGATGTLMTGNTGQSLSLNANSGNGYRYNTAYDNYRAFYQGVFQPAANHDVRALAGFVKNSYGANGFYAAPGDKESEESVKTFLAAVSDKIQINKSWEMTPRVSYRYTEDNYLYVKQNKAGANLHDNNIVDAELNNRFETAIGSFGAGAEARYEAINSNNLGKHERTNIGIYGEYKSKADKRFSFSVGGYLNYNSAYGWQFFPGADAGFNITSDLKLYANIGTAQRLPTYTDLYYKSPAILGNANLGVEKATYMEAGLRKYSGKFSYSGSVFYRQISDFIDYVKDSLPQPWQPQNFQRADTKGFSLQTGYATTFASGVFNSFAANAGYNYLSPSFKGDDNSKKISRYVIESLRHQLTAGVRASLLQHWMVSATARYNMRINYKDYTVVDARIAYQQRRFQVYADANNLLDVTYVEAGAVPMPGRWVTLGSTVKF
- a CDS encoding 3-oxoacyl-ACP synthase III family protein, yielding MNKTNTIIKGSGSFIPAVAKLNRDFIPNHFYDAQHASINTPGEEIVDKFRQITGICERRYVTDDQHTSEIAAWSAKKALEDAGVDPETIDQLIVAHNFGDVEQGSIQSGAVPSLAARVKNILGIRNPNCVAYDILFGCPGWLQGVIQADAFIRAGVAKRCLVIGAEVLSRVLDSHDRDSMIFSDGAGAMVLEAAEGTADGPGILAAAAQTYAMQELNYISTGVSNSPDDNTGIKYVKMQGRRVYEFALKHVPEAIKSCIDATGIPISQIKKIFIHQANEKLDEAIIKALYKLYDLTPDLASVMPMNIHELGNSSVATIPTLFDMVRKGDLPEHTLHPGDVIVFASVGAGMNINAVCYRM
- a CDS encoding sterol desaturase family protein, which gives rise to MAIFHTLYQEVISFLGIGNLLELYRTGNYSSLLTFNGILSVISPVIPFLLLIEVARALIYKRFKIEDYKIPFLIFVLNRFISRFISIAAIAFCIGVFEKIAPFQTTFTWYWFIYGYVVWEFAHFIYHYLGHKVRIFWCLHSTHHAPQAMNLSVTYAHFFLEAPYADVIRTSICILAGVNPPMLFLIMFIDGTWGAFIHVGENILPDGRMGFLNRIILTPSYHRVHHAKNPEYMDTNFCNLLNIWDKVFGTFQPEKRDVKIVYGITREMNPGNLLDVYFGELYCLWKDIRRAPGIVNKLLYLVMPPGWSHTGDHKTAKVVKKAYQEEVTAAL
- a CDS encoding SnoaL-like domain-containing protein — translated: MTIQEIARRLATYCEKEDYMGAHKELYAEDAISIEPEATGGFEKETKGLQNIIRKGELFTDLIEASYGVKVSEPLIAGNSIAFTLTMDTKFKGRDRSTFEELCVYVVKDGKVISEQFFF
- a CDS encoding alpha-L-rhamnosidase C-terminal domain-containing protein; protein product: MKFHVYPLLALLCCVSPFMAHSQLPPNPALLQNHWTATWISCPGIAQRAYGIYHFRKTVTLAAKPSKFIVHLSADNRYRFFVNGQAVCSGPARGDLYNWNYESVDIAPYLQAGNNTLAALVWNMGEHAPVAQVSNQTGWLLQGDTDAEKIVNTDKSWKVYHDTAYTPCSLDNGARMRSYMVVGPGDHVKGTAFPWGWEQPGFDDSGWSAAAGVTHPASAGYGTDNLWTLVPRSIPLMEEVPERMGTVRRSGGITPVAGWPNKPGTLEIPAHQTVSILVDQTYNTSAYPQLTVSGGKASSIKMTYAEALFRDHQKANRNQVEGMEIIGNYDIFEPDGGNHRTFRPLWFRTYRYLQLDITTGDEPLRIDDLYGMRTGYPFEEKAAFSCNDTTLTDIWKTGWRTARLCAGETYFDCPYYEQLQYEGDTRIQSLISLYVAGDDRLMRKAIHDFYCSRVPEGLTQGRYPSNRMQVIPPFSLFWVSMLHDYWMHRKDDAFLQQYLMAAQGVLDWYERHIDSSRMMLGPMQWWGFTDWNTSFPGGVPDGATNGHSAVITLQYAYTLHQAAALFAGFGKASLAQHYKEVAQQLTRSVYRQCFDPARNAMANTPEKKAFSQHAGIMAVLAGAIPSGQEQSVLRRLMTDTTLSQATFYYRFYLNQALKKAGMANQYYGQLQPWRDMLAMGLTTFAENPEPTRSDCHAWSASPNYDFLATICGIVPAQPGFARVKIAPAPGELQQIKGSMPHPLGNITVSIIRKGAHGITASVSLPAGLDGVFVWEGKEKPLHSGQQTITF
- a CDS encoding PhzF family phenazine biosynthesis protein, producing the protein MNIRFFQVDAFTNKPFSGNPAGVCLSEAPLADETMLAVAAENNLSETAFLVKQADGYSLRWFTPRVEIALCGHATLASAHVLWSNGLEPRDTPLRFHTVRSGLLTATAREELIELDFPARTYEPVVLPTALRQLFQDNYSNTVYSHDRYIVELPSAGAVAAFEPDFQLLASYPVVITAPGDSDSPYDFVSRYFAAPLGVNEDPVTGSAHCCLAPYWADKLGKTSFSAYQASARGGELKVELHGERVLLRGEAVTVISGTFHVNQQ
- a CDS encoding isocitrate lyase/phosphoenolpyruvate mutase family protein; translated protein: MSVYEQFKQLHHQETPLLLSNAWDVASARVMQEKGVKAIATSSSAIADTLGYADGQNISFGELLHIIRRIVACVEVPVSADIEAGYASSTEDLLANIDLLVAAGVAGINLEDSAPSGTRTLLPADDLVKKISAIKSHLAAKGQNLFINARTDTFLLDIPGKLEETFVRARLYAQAGADGLFVPFIKDPADIEAVVSATTLPVNVLAMKGLAGIAELNTLGVKRISMGGSMYWAQKRALGQRLEQVIADGGFESVF
- a CDS encoding ester cyclase; this translates as MKKFTFFLSIGASALLLWISCASPNSGGGDWKAKADSLQAKLDQYEKDQQQLNTYLTRFDSLDFNFYSHQLWDSLQISHANNIVVTYPDGHQTTGIPTHIDELKPMFVFAPDTKITAHPVKFGSGKYTCVIGEMQGTFSQPMPIGGGKTMPPTGKKFKLQMCTVGEWKDGKMVAETLFWDNAALMKQISQ
- a CDS encoding DUF4397 domain-containing protein; its protein translation is MKRYFPLILLTLSACTKSDYLDVNAAERPPLNAYISFVNARPVATGIQFWTFTQQVTTTAVGINQASPYVPVTYGNVQINFTEGNGSSYKASRQFGNSAAYTETGGPNGPIAGYYHTVVAAAKKNDRSKDTLVLFYDDLSQAPAGKAKLRFLHFAAGTGDVQVKLQQQSNEKVWFEKVGYGSAGGANLSGAAYELGPFTNVDAGTVSLTVSVNGQALNIPTLSGLQLEAGKAYTVLFYSGVNEKDIPGARLITHL